In one window of Henckelia pumila isolate YLH828 chromosome 1, ASM3356847v2, whole genome shotgun sequence DNA:
- the LOC140880815 gene encoding centromere protein C isoform X2, translating to MASVPLMSDFIDPLSELNGPLIFPRAIRASVGDLVPIDCGDLDSINVFMKSRGLRSPEKLIIEAKKIVDSRTAILDSNLASFAKNVSVSDAVSKKGKEMPRERRQGLGLARKRAPFSLRTSLSQPVSMKPPLNFDKLEDPDEFFDAYERHEKAKKEIQKQLGCSMDNVNEFKPSMTARVRRQGILGKSYNYRHRYPSVSFENDILMPSQEVVEQHMPSEPRDEPAEKLINPDSNLNIDSEEIKSVASMRKKEIEMNSLLDDLLSCDREDLDGDGALNLLHERLKIKPLDLENLSIPELHDFRRTNKFPVNESGQNPHKTSFIIDNVLRNINGKQSIDHEPTTTDLGNPVASPTPPRSPFASVSFLKKILESNPLRDAYSPLNVDLSARETAHPVESICMLDDQVNLMIVSRTSNELESHVGVEFTEPIDSDVDPRKEVGCSDNLPHQFIDENSSMQREKAGSGPIEVPEDNNIEETVDVEQLNDTQSNPFVLEDEGTNASARRHNFDIEQQPKVIHLARQTKFLRKKREADDEFIRKELRKDAESGTPLETNVRRKKRIKVRPLEYGKGEKNVSGHLNDDQSNLSVCEDKATHAQFNAEEQLEVHKTKPLKQKRETGDERLRKLHPRRKSLAESGTSFENGVRRSKRIKMRPLEYWKGERFLYGRVNESIKLIGVKYISPGKSVANLKVKQLILSQSPEYEDLQDLLEFAARH from the exons ATGGCCAGCGTGCCGCTGATGTCCGATTTTATTGACCCGCTGAGTGAGCTCAACGGACCGTTGATTTTCCCCCGCGCGATTAGGGCATCAGTCGGCGATTTAGTGCCTATCGACTGCGGAGATTTAGATTCTATCAACGTGTTCATGAAATCTCGG GGCTTAAGGAGTCCTGAAAAGCTCATTATTGAGGCAAAGAAAATTGTGGACAGCAGAACAGCGATTTTAGATTCCAATCTGGCGAGCTTTGCTAAAAATGTAAGCGTCAGTGATGCTGTTTCTAAAAAGGGTAAGGAAATGCCTCGAGAGAGAAGGCAAGGTCTCGGCCTTGCTCGAAAACGAGCACCATTTTCTTTGAGGACGAGTCTCAG TCAGCCTGTGAGCATGAAACCACCTTTGAACTTTGATAAGCTTGAAGACCCAGATGAATTTTTTGATGCATACGAGAGACACGAGA aAGCAAAGAAAGAAATACAAAAACAGTTGGGTTGTAGTATGGACAACGTAAATGAGTTCAAACCATCAATGACGGCACGCGTTCGTCGACAAGGAATCTTGGG GAAGTCGTATAACTACAGGCACCGGTACCCATCAGTGTCTTTTGAAAATGATATCTTAATGCCCTCCCAAGAAGTAGTTGAGCAGCACATGCCAAGTGAACCTAGAGACGAACCGGCAGAAAAGTTAATCAACCCCGATTCTAATCTCAATATTGATTCAGAGGAAATTAAATCAGTTG CGTCAATGAGGAAGAAAGAGATTGAAATGAACAGTCtgttggatgatttgttgtcatGTGATCGTGAAGATTTAGATGGGGATGGGGCCTTGAATCTCTTGCATGAGCGATTGAAGATCAAACCTTTGGATCTAGAGAACCTTTCTATTCCTGAACTTCACGATTTTCGAAGGACTAATAAATTTCCTGTCAATGAAAGTGGGCAGAATCCTCACAAGACTTCATTCATCATAGACAACGTGCTGAGAAATATAAATGGGAAACAATCAATAGATCATGAACCTACAACAACTGATCTAGGCAATCCAGTAGCTTCACCTACTCCTCCGAGAAGTCCATTTGCATCTGTGTCTTTCCTGAAGAAAATATTAGAATCTAATCCCCTGAGAGATGCATATTCTCCTCTAAATGTGGATCTTTCTGCACGCGAAACAGCACATCCTGTTGAGTCTATCTGCATGCTAGACGATCAAGTCAACTTGATGATCGTTTCAAGGACTTCCAATGAGTTGGAGTCACATGTAGGGGTTGAATTTACAGAACCCATAGATTCTGATGTGGATCCACGGAAAGAGGTAGGATGCTCCGATAATCTTCCACACCAGTTCATAGACGAGAATTCAAGCATGCAAAGAGAAAAAGCTGGTAGTGGACCAATTGAAGTACCAGAGGACAACAACATCGAGGAAACAGTTGATGTAGAGCAATTGAATGATA CCCAATCAAATCCTTTTGTACTGGAGGATGAAGGTACAAATGCTTCAGCCAGGAGACACAATTTTGATATAGAGCAACAGCCCAAGGTCATCCACTTG GCACGCCAAACGAAGTTTCTGAGGAAAAAAAGGGAAGCAGATGATGAATTTATTAGAAAGGAACTGAGAAAAG ATGCAGAGTCTGGTACACCACTTGAAACTAATGTACGgagaaaaaaaagaattaagGTGAGACCCTTGGAGTATGGGAAAGGTGAAAAAAACGTATCTGGACATTTGAATGATG ATCAATCAAATCTTTCAGTATGCGAAGATAAAGCTACGCATGCTCAATTCAATGCAGAAGAACAGCTTGAG GTACACAAGACCAAGCCACTGAAGCAAAAAAGGGAGACTGGTGATGAACGTCTTAGAAAGTTGCATCCGCGGAGAAAAAGTCTTGCAG AGTCTGGTACATCATTTGAAAATGGAGTTCGAAGAAGCAAAAGAATTAAGATGAGACCTCTGGAGTACTGGAAAGGAGAAAGATTCTTATATGGACGGGTGAATGAGA GCATAAAGTTAATAGGAGTGAAGTATATTTCTCCAGGAAAAAGTGTCGCAAACTTGAAGGTGAAGCAACTTATCTTGTCTCAGTCTCCAGAATATGAGGATCTTCAGGATCTTCTTGAGTTTGCTGCTCGACATTGA